One bacterium genomic region harbors:
- a CDS encoding T9SS type A sorting domain-containing protein produces MKYLILFLLILSTAFGQYVVTAAGGIVIELDTLDGFFGIGDTVGASGRKLMFDFGHAWSRKASHFIVMIDSVLYSNDETYQFTCGGIHLRPYSGPISTFYDGFATQWNIPMDTLGGAIILTQRLKAVIIDDAPAVEISYMFLNIDDVMHKIAFLQNIDVLVGSNDAAPIAMGGVYTDLGNVLIGDAVPYFWQAFERGPGAGSDQVVARGLLRGVAIKPDIFAFGHQSYLYSDCWAPDSDIVGRNYYDSGVTMVWDERQISPNKFAEVNTIYGFGEAPEEGSHYIIMPLIPNSVGSACDKWAQNPFEAAVLVHNLDLSPGIDSLMICLSLGEGLSVAIDPWHTLDDTCVNFDMMLIPDSTIMVNWLIEADTSYFTFGPTDVSIIARVTSSTSGFTDVEETTHVQIPDPVGVPPVVRGLKVPDHAVSCTGVHIHAKYLIEDDGGIDPASLIFQIGPYLKYQNDSMITMIADTALLRIPFYFLYHGNKIYNGVVAVSDSDGCIPDSIPVVSAFWVDLYAPVIDSPYPPDGSLIGDSLIPVILQIHDWPAGVDTSSIRLRVDIDGVRTAYSITSPGLSFVDSILTFDYGAPWPDSAEIEICLTQVWDRVDTVFCDVNAADTFCFSFHTAYTGIGETDRPLVFALNAHPNPFNADVSIAAPLATSLAIFDITGRPVRDLSAALSTDGNSVVVWDGRDSSGARLPSGVYFARAQKGESELVEKIVLIR; encoded by the coding sequence TTTTTCGGAATAGGTGACACTGTAGGTGCTTCAGGCAGAAAGCTGATGTTTGATTTCGGACACGCATGGAGCCGCAAGGCTAGCCATTTTATTGTGATGATCGACAGCGTTCTTTATTCAAATGACGAAACTTATCAATTCACATGTGGCGGGATACATTTAAGGCCCTATTCCGGGCCGATAAGCACTTTTTATGATGGATTTGCAACTCAGTGGAATATCCCGATGGATACATTGGGCGGTGCTATTATTCTAACTCAAAGACTGAAAGCGGTTATTATAGATGACGCCCCAGCTGTCGAGATTTCATATATGTTTTTGAATATCGATGATGTGATGCATAAAATTGCCTTTTTACAGAATATCGATGTTTTGGTAGGCTCGAACGATGCCGCCCCTATTGCGATGGGTGGAGTCTATACAGACTTGGGGAATGTTTTAATCGGGGATGCAGTGCCCTATTTCTGGCAGGCTTTCGAACGGGGACCTGGAGCAGGATCAGATCAAGTTGTTGCAAGAGGGCTTCTTAGAGGTGTTGCTATAAAACCAGATATTTTTGCTTTTGGACACCAATCATATTTATACTCCGATTGCTGGGCTCCGGATTCAGATATCGTAGGGCGTAACTACTATGATTCTGGCGTAACAATGGTGTGGGATGAACGACAGATCAGCCCAAATAAATTTGCTGAGGTCAATACTATATATGGCTTTGGGGAGGCACCAGAAGAGGGTTCTCATTATATTATTATGCCGCTTATTCCAAATTCGGTCGGTTCAGCATGCGACAAATGGGCGCAAAATCCATTCGAAGCAGCTGTTTTAGTTCACAATTTAGACCTTTCACCGGGAATAGACTCACTGATGATTTGCCTTTCCCTAGGCGAAGGATTATCGGTTGCTATCGATCCATGGCACACGCTGGATGATACTTGCGTGAATTTCGATATGATGCTGATTCCCGATTCCACCATAATGGTTAATTGGCTGATAGAAGCAGATACCTCGTATTTTACATTTGGACCAACGGATGTATCAATAATAGCCAGAGTTACTTCCTCGACATCGGGTTTCACTGATGTCGAGGAAACGACTCACGTCCAGATACCGGATCCGGTGGGTGTTCCACCTGTTGTGCGCGGTTTGAAGGTCCCCGACCACGCAGTTTCCTGCACCGGTGTCCATATACATGCCAAATACCTTATCGAAGACGATGGTGGAATAGACCCGGCTAGCTTGATTTTCCAGATAGGCCCATATTTAAAATACCAAAACGACTCTATGATTACAATGATCGCTGATACCGCTTTGTTGAGGATTCCTTTTTATTTCCTATATCATGGAAACAAAATTTACAACGGTGTTGTTGCGGTATCGGACTCCGATGGTTGTATCCCGGATTCTATCCCGGTTGTGAGTGCTTTCTGGGTGGACCTTTATGCGCCGGTGATAGATTCTCCATATCCACCCGATGGCTCTCTAATTGGCGATTCACTTATACCCGTAATTTTACAGATCCATGACTGGCCGGCTGGGGTTGACACATCGAGTATTCGCCTTCGAGTGGATATAGATGGTGTCAGAACTGCATATAGTATTACTTCTCCTGGATTGAGTTTTGTCGATTCAATATTGACTTTCGATTATGGCGCACCATGGCCCGATTCCGCAGAGATCGAGATTTGCCTTACGCAGGTTTGGGACCGGGTAGATACCGTTTTCTGTGATGTCAATGCTGCGGACACATTCTGTTTCAGCTTCCATACGGCATATACCGGCATCGGCGAGACCGATAGGCCGCTTGTTTTCGCGCTTAACGCGCACCCGAATCCTTTCAACGCCGATGTGTCGATTGCGGCACCGCTTGCGACCTCACTTGCGATATTCGACATCACTGGCAGGCCGGTTCGCGATCTAAGCGCTGCGCTTTCCACTGACGGCAACTCCGTTGTTGTCTGGGACGGCAGAGACAGTAGCGGCGCCAGGTTGCCTTCGGGGGTATATTTTGCCCGCGCGCAAAAAGGGGAGAGCGAGCTGGTGGAGAAGATCGTGCTGATTAGATAA